One Theropithecus gelada isolate Dixy chromosome 3, Tgel_1.0, whole genome shotgun sequence genomic window carries:
- the TWISTNB gene encoding DNA-directed RNA polymerase I subunit RPA43 produces the protein MAAGCSEVPRPTAASDGSLVGQVGVLPCLELPTYAAACALVNSRYSCLVAGPHQRHIALSPRYLNRKRTGIREQLDAELLRYSESLLGVPIAYDNIKVVGELGDIYDDQGHIHLNIEADFVIFCPEPGQKLMGIVNKVSSSHIGCLVHGCFNASIPKPEQLSAEQWLTMEINMGDELEFEVFRLDSDAAGVFCIRGKLNITSLQFKRSEVSEEVTENGTEEAAKKPKKKKKKKDPETYEVDSGTTKLADDADDTPMEDSALQNTNNVNGLWEEEPKKKKRKKKHQEVQDQDPVFQGSDSSGYQSDHKKKKKKRKHNEEAEFTPPLKCSPKRKGKSNFL, from the exons ATGGCTGCGGGTTGTTCAGAGGTGCCGCGGCCAACGGCGGCTTCTGATGGGTCTCTGGTAGGGCAGGTTGGCGTCCTGCCTTGCCTAGAGTTGCCGACTTATGCCGCTGCTTGTGCGCTGGTGAACAGTCGCTACTCATGCCTGGTGGCTGGGCCGCACCAAAGGCACATCGCGCTGTCTCCCCGCTACCTGAACAGGAAACGCACTGGCATTCGAGAACAGCTTGATGCGGAGCTCCTTCGCTATTCTGAGAG ccTTTTAGGTGTCCCTATTGCATATGATAACATCAAAGTTGTGGGAGAACTTGGAGATATTTATGATGATCAAGGACACATTCATCTTAACATTGAAgctgattttgttattttctgccCTGAACCGGGGCAAAAGCTTATG GGTATAGTTAATAAAGTGTCTTCTAGCCACATTGGCTGTTTAGTACACGGGTGTTTCAATGCCTCCATTCCTAAACCTGAGCAGTTGTCAGCTGAGCAGTGGCTAACCATGGAGATAAACATGGGTGATGAACTAGAATTTGAAGTATTTCGTTTAGACTCAGATGCTGCTGGAGTATTCTGCATTCGGGGAAAACTAAATATCACAAG TTTACAATTCAAGCGCTCTGAAGTttctgaagaagttacagaaaatgGCACTGAGGAAGCTGCTAAAAAacctaagaagaagaaaaagaagaaagacccaGAGACATATGAAGTGGACAGTGGTACCACAAAGCTAGCAGATGATGCAGATGACACTCCAATGGAAGACTCAGCCCTGCAGAATACTAATAATGTGAATGGCCTCTGGGAGGAGgagccaaagaaaaagaaaaggaagaaaaagcaccAGGAAGTTCAGGACCAGGACCCTGTTTTCCAAGGCAGTGACTCCAGTGGTTACCAAAGtgaccataaaaagaaaaaaaagaaaagaaaacacaatgaagAGGCTGAATTTACCCCACCTTTGAAATGCTCaccaaaaagaaaagggaaaagtaattttctttag